The following are from one region of the Deltaproteobacteria bacterium genome:
- a CDS encoding transcription termination factor Rho, with amino-acid sequence MNLKALKEKKIGDLALIGKNFNIDGAANMRKQELIFAILQAQTEQNGHIYGEGVLETLPDGFGFLRAPDYNYLPGPDDIYVSPSQIRRFSLRTGDIISGHIRPPKEGERYFALLKVETINYEDPERAREKILFDNLTPLYPNERLRLEADPGDYTTRIVDLLTPIGKGQRGLIVAAPRTGKTMMLQHIAKAIAHNHQEVVLIVLLIDERPEEVTDMQRSVDGEVISSTFDEPATRHVQVAEMVIEKAKRLVEHGKDVVILLDSITRLARAYNTVVPPSGKILSGGVDSNALHKPKKFFGAARNIEDGGSLTIIATALIDTGSRMDEVIFEEFKGTGNMEVHLDRRLMDKRVFPAIDINKSGTRKEELLIPKEDLNRIWILRKVLSQLSVVESMEFLLDKMRGSKTNKDFLDSMSH; translated from the coding sequence TTGAATTTAAAGGCTCTCAAAGAGAAGAAGATCGGCGACCTGGCGCTGATTGGCAAGAATTTCAACATTGACGGCGCGGCCAACATGCGCAAGCAGGAGCTGATCTTCGCCATTCTGCAAGCTCAGACCGAGCAGAATGGTCACATCTACGGCGAAGGGGTTTTGGAGACCCTGCCCGACGGTTTTGGGTTTCTCAGAGCGCCGGACTACAACTATCTGCCTGGACCCGACGATATCTATGTCTCGCCGAGCCAGATTCGCCGCTTCAGCCTGCGTACCGGCGATATCATTTCCGGCCACATTCGTCCGCCCAAAGAAGGCGAACGCTATTTCGCGCTGCTCAAAGTTGAAACCATCAACTACGAGGATCCTGAGCGCGCCCGGGAAAAGATTCTCTTTGACAATCTGACGCCGCTTTATCCCAATGAACGTTTGCGCCTCGAGGCGGACCCCGGCGATTACACCACTCGGATTGTCGATTTGCTCACGCCCATCGGTAAAGGTCAGCGCGGTCTAATCGTCGCGGCGCCGCGTACCGGTAAGACGATGATGCTTCAGCATATCGCCAAAGCGATCGCGCACAATCATCAGGAAGTGGTTTTGATCGTTTTGCTGATCGACGAGCGGCCTGAAGAGGTCACCGATATGCAACGGTCGGTGGACGGCGAAGTGATCAGTTCGACCTTCGACGAGCCGGCGACGCGCCATGTGCAGGTCGCCGAGATGGTCATCGAAAAAGCCAAACGCTTGGTCGAGCATGGTAAGGACGTGGTGATTCTCCTCGACAGCATCACGCGCTTGGCGCGCGCCTACAATACCGTCGTGCCGCCGAGCGGCAAGATTCTTTCCGGCGGCGTCGATTCCAACGCTTTGCACAAACCGAAAAAGTTTTTCGGCGCGGCGCGTAACATCGAAGATGGCGGCAGCTTGACGATCATCGCCACCGCGTTGATCGATACCGGCAGCCGGATGGACGAAGTTATTTTTGAGGAGTTCAAAGGCACCGGCAACATGGAAGTCCATTTGGACCGGCGCTTGATGGATAAGCGAGTTTTCCCGGCCATCGATATCAACAAGTCGGGAACCCGCAAAGAAGAGCTCTTGATACCCAAGGAAGATCTCAACCGGATCTGGATCCTGCGCAAAGTTTTGTCGCAGCTGAGCGTGGTCGAATCGATGGAGTTTCTCCTCGATAAGATGCGCGGTTCAAAAACCAATAAAGATTTTCTCGATTCCATGAGCCATTAA
- the rpsB gene encoding 30S ribosomal protein S2 — translation MGDISMKQLLEAGVHFGHQTSRWNPKMKPYIFGARNGIHIIDLQQTVTMFKDLEAVVRDLAASGGHILFVGTKKQAQDAIREEAARCGMFHVHNRWLGGTLTNFTTIRLSIDRLRKIEDMENDPKIVAALTKKEMLGLSREKAKLELSLGGIKLMKKLPDAIFVIDPKQEEIAVKEARKLGIPVIAVIDTNCDPDMIDYKVPGNDDAIRAIRLFCSSIAEAVNEGKMLYQQSLVKNKEDDKSIAGAVAEMAEGAGAGV, via the coding sequence ATGGGCGATATTTCGATGAAACAATTGTTGGAGGCAGGGGTTCATTTCGGCCACCAAACCAGCCGCTGGAATCCCAAGATGAAGCCGTATATTTTCGGCGCGCGCAACGGCATTCACATCATCGACCTGCAACAAACCGTCACCATGTTCAAAGACTTAGAGGCGGTGGTGCGCGACTTGGCGGCATCCGGCGGTCATATTTTATTCGTTGGCACTAAGAAGCAGGCCCAGGACGCGATCCGCGAGGAAGCGGCGCGCTGCGGTATGTTTCACGTCCACAATCGCTGGTTAGGCGGCACGCTGACCAACTTTACGACCATTCGCCTGAGCATCGACCGGCTGCGCAAGATCGAAGACATGGAGAACGATCCCAAGATCGTCGCCGCATTGACGAAAAAAGAAATGCTCGGGTTGAGCCGCGAAAAAGCCAAACTCGAACTATCCCTGGGCGGCATCAAGTTAATGAAGAAGCTGCCGGACGCGATTTTCGTGATCGATCCGAAGCAGGAAGAGATCGCCGTCAAAGAGGCGCGCAAGTTGGGCATTCCGGTGATCGCCGTGATCGATACCAATTGCGATCCCGACATGATCGACTACAAAGTGCCGGGCAACGATGACGCGATTCGCGCCATTCGGTTGTTCTGTTCGTCGATCGCGGAGGCGGTCAATGAAGGCAAGATGCTCTACCAGCAATCGCTGGTTAAGAACAAAGAAGATGACAAGTCGATAGCGGGGGCTGTGGCTGAAATGGCGGAAGGCGCCGGAGCGGGAGTCTAG
- the tsf gene encoding translation elongation factor Ts produces MEVTASLVKELREKSGAGMMDCKKALGETGGDLEKAFDFLRQKGLAAAAKKADRMAADGAVGAYVHAGGKIGVLVEINCETDFVARTAEFQTLLKDIAMQIAAANPRCVRREEVVAGDLDKEREIYRQQALDQGKPEKIVDKIVDGKIDKFYSDVCLLEQSFIKDPDKKVLDVVNDAIARLGENIQVRRFARFSLGEGAVKE; encoded by the coding sequence ATGGAAGTCACCGCATCACTGGTAAAAGAGCTTCGGGAAAAATCCGGAGCAGGGATGATGGATTGCAAGAAGGCGCTCGGAGAAACCGGCGGCGACTTGGAGAAGGCCTTCGACTTTCTGCGCCAAAAAGGATTGGCCGCGGCGGCGAAAAAAGCCGATCGCATGGCCGCTGACGGAGCCGTTGGCGCTTACGTTCATGCCGGCGGTAAAATCGGTGTCCTGGTCGAGATCAATTGCGAAACCGACTTCGTCGCCCGTACCGCGGAATTTCAAACTCTGTTGAAAGACATCGCCATGCAGATCGCCGCAGCCAACCCGCGTTGCGTGCGGCGTGAAGAGGTGGTGGCCGGAGACTTGGATAAAGAGCGGGAGATCTACCGCCAACAGGCTCTCGATCAGGGCAAGCCGGAAAAGATTGTCGACAAAATCGTCGACGGCAAGATCGACAAGTTCTATTCCGATGTCTGTTTGCTCGAACAGTCTTTTATTAAAGATCCCGATAAGAAAGTTTTGGATGTCGTCAACGATGCCATCGCCCGTCTGGGCGAGAACATTCAAGTGCGCCGCTTCGCCCGTTTCAGTCTTGGCGAAGGGGCGGTCAAAGAGTAA
- a CDS encoding UMP kinase, with the protein MNDGVPKYKRILLKVTGEIFAGAQNFGIDGKTVKAFAQEIKEVKEMGCELAMVVGGGNIFRGAVASEIGMDRASADTMGMLATVINSLALQDALEHLGVSTRVLSAIEMRQVAEPYIRRRATRHLEKGRVVIFAGGTGNPYFTTDTTASLRAMEVGAEVILKATKVEGVFDADPKKFSDATKFEEVTYIEVLNRDLKVMDSTAISLCMDNNMPIIVFNLMEKGNIKRVVAGESIGTLVSGGKR; encoded by the coding sequence ATGAACGACGGCGTGCCGAAGTATAAGCGGATTCTGCTCAAAGTCACGGGCGAGATTTTTGCCGGGGCGCAAAATTTCGGCATCGATGGCAAGACCGTCAAAGCCTTCGCTCAAGAAATCAAAGAAGTCAAAGAGATGGGCTGCGAGCTCGCCATGGTGGTCGGCGGCGGGAATATTTTCCGCGGCGCGGTGGCCAGCGAGATCGGCATGGACCGAGCCAGCGCCGATACCATGGGGATGTTGGCGACGGTGATCAATAGCCTGGCGCTGCAAGATGCCTTGGAGCATTTAGGCGTCTCGACTCGGGTGCTGTCGGCCATCGAAATGCGCCAGGTCGCCGAACCCTACATTCGCCGGCGCGCTACCCGTCATTTGGAAAAAGGCCGGGTGGTGATATTCGCCGGCGGCACGGGCAATCCTTATTTTACCACCGACACCACCGCCAGTTTGCGCGCCATGGAAGTGGGCGCCGAAGTGATTCTCAAGGCGACCAAAGTCGAAGGCGTATTCGACGCCGATCCAAAAAAGTTCTCCGACGCGACCAAGTTCGAAGAGGTGACTTACATCGAAGTGTTGAACCGTGATCTCAAGGTGATGGACTCGACGGCGATCTCGCTGTGCATGGATAACAACATGCCGATCATTGTCTTCAATTTGATGGAGAAGGGCAATATCAAACGGGTGGTGGCGGGCGAATCGATCGGCACTTTGGTCAGCGGAGGAAAGCGATGA
- a CDS encoding ribosome recycling factor, with product MNDAIFTQLQKEMDGSVGALRRDLTKLRTGRASTALLEHLMVDYYGASTPLNQLSTLSAPEPRLLVIQPFDRSAMVEIEKAILKSDLGLTPNNDGKVIRIPIPQLTEERRKDLVKHVKKIAEEYRVSVRNHRRVCLEHLKEAEKKKEITTDEAKHGQERVQKITDEFIGKIDHVVKAKEEEVMAV from the coding sequence ATGAACGACGCGATCTTCACTCAGCTGCAAAAAGAAATGGACGGTTCGGTGGGCGCCTTGCGCCGAGACTTGACGAAGCTCAGGACCGGCCGGGCTTCGACGGCATTGCTCGAACATCTGATGGTCGACTATTACGGCGCTTCGACGCCGCTCAACCAGCTGTCCACGTTGAGTGCTCCCGAGCCCAGGCTGCTGGTGATTCAACCTTTCGATCGCAGCGCCATGGTCGAAATCGAGAAGGCGATTCTCAAGTCCGATCTCGGTTTGACGCCGAACAACGACGGCAAAGTGATCCGCATACCGATCCCCCAATTGACCGAAGAACGGCGCAAAGATTTGGTCAAGCATGTAAAGAAAATCGCCGAAGAGTATCGCGTCTCGGTACGCAATCACCGGCGCGTCTGCCTCGAGCATCTCAAAGAGGCGGAGAAGAAAAAAGAAATCACCACCGACGAGGCCAAGCATGGCCAGGAGCGGGTACAAAAGATTACCGACGAGTTTATCGGCAAGATCGATCATGTCGTGAAAGCCAAAGAAGAAGAGGTGATGGCGGTTTGA